The proteins below are encoded in one region of Helianthus annuus cultivar XRQ/B chromosome 2, HanXRQr2.0-SUNRISE, whole genome shotgun sequence:
- the LOC110900139 gene encoding replication protein A 70 kDa DNA-binding subunit B-like: MEQAAVTLLNNVDLNVDDYTIRIRIVRLWTRPTFNNPRKIYCYDMIFMDQEGTKMQAFVLQKNTTGYEHLLKENQCLTIRNPSMGENRQKVKYVHTSFKINLNPNTTVQECNEPVGAEWGFDFSPFDSIVDDPLDDSKSFKSPIDVIGFVVKCLPSDDKSDNNNGKDEKKTTFILEDLQHHQIYVTLWGCYADQILDFEKNNKDEKNVVVVVQFGKYRFWGGNMYVSNLYNVTRVLINSEVKEIMDFKKRFIERLSPEISSSYSGLSSPVVKTVTEEFLSD, encoded by the exons aTGGAACAGGCTGCTGTCACACTTTTGAATAATGTTGATCTTAATGTTGATGATTACACCATCAGAATCCGCATTGTCAGGCTATGGACAAGACCTACTTTCAATAATCCTAGAAAGATTTATTGCTACGACATGATATTCATGGACCAGGAG ggtACGAAAATGCAGGCCTTTGTTTTACAGAAAAACACTACTGGTTATGAACATTTGCTGAAAGAAAATCAATGTTTAACCATTCGTAACCCTTCGATGGGTGAAAATCGTCAAAAAGTCAAATATGTTCATACTTCGTTCAAGATCAATCTAAATCCCAACACTACTGTCCAAGAATGCAATGAGCCTGTTGGTGCTGAATGGGGATTTGACTTTTCTCCATTTGATTCTATTGTGGATGACCCTCTAGATGATAGCAAGTCTTTCAAAAGCCCTATTG ATGTTATCGGTTTTGTTGTCAAGTGTCTTCCGTCAGATGATAAGAGTGATAATAATAACGGCAAAGACGAGAAGAAGACAACCTTTATTTTGGAAGATTTGCA ACACCATCAGATTTACGTCACGTTATGGGGTTGTTATGCTGATCAGATTTTGGATTTTGAGAAAAACAATAAGGACGAAAAGAatgttgtggttgttgttcagTTTGGGAAGTACAGATTTTGGGGAG GTAATATGTATGTCTCAAATTTGTATAATGTAACTCGAGTCTTGATAAACTCTGAGGTGAAAGAGATAATGGATTTCAAGAAAAG ATTTATCGAGAGACTTTCTCCCGAGATTTCTTCCAGTTATTCTGGCTTAAGTTCTCCTGTTGTGAAGACTGTCACTGAAGAGTTCCTATCTGACTGA